In Cytobacillus oceanisediminis, the following proteins share a genomic window:
- a CDS encoding FecCD family ABC transporter permease, which translates to MKKYYNLRLFGDRISFLVNRKALITFLLLAAAAAGVFIISTGTGEMKISPLKVVQVFFGGGSDMDRLVIQSFRLPRIIVALMVGMALAAAGGILQGIIRNPLASPDIIGITGGASVAVVAFLAFFSDKNNALTVSINWMPLAAFAGAAILAFLVYFLAYKDGVSPVRLVLIGIGLASLMKALTTLMMVFGPIYQASQANIWITGTVYGSNWDNVAILVPWTIVFLILAFVLARNVNIQELGDDIAKGVGSTVQKYRFLLLMVSTALIGGAVAFGGGIGFVGLMAPHMARRLVGSAFGALLPASALIGGILVMAADLIGRTLFSPLEIPAGVFTASIGAPYFIYLLFKTRNA; encoded by the coding sequence ATGAAAAAATATTATAACTTGCGCTTGTTTGGCGATAGAATTTCTTTTTTAGTAAACCGCAAAGCACTTATCACTTTTTTATTATTGGCAGCAGCTGCTGCCGGAGTTTTTATCATCAGCACCGGCACGGGTGAAATGAAAATCAGCCCTCTGAAGGTTGTACAGGTATTCTTTGGCGGGGGTTCGGATATGGATAGGCTGGTCATTCAGTCATTCAGACTTCCAAGAATTATCGTTGCATTAATGGTAGGAATGGCGCTTGCTGCAGCGGGGGGCATCCTGCAGGGAATCATCAGAAATCCGCTTGCATCTCCTGACATAATCGGGATTACAGGAGGGGCATCTGTAGCAGTTGTAGCTTTTCTTGCTTTTTTTAGTGATAAAAATAATGCATTAACTGTAAGTATAAATTGGATGCCTCTTGCAGCTTTTGCGGGTGCTGCTATTTTGGCCTTTCTTGTTTATTTTCTCGCCTATAAGGATGGAGTATCGCCAGTACGGCTTGTTTTAATTGGGATCGGACTTGCAAGCCTAATGAAGGCACTGACAACCTTGATGATGGTCTTTGGGCCGATTTACCAGGCAAGCCAGGCGAATATTTGGATAACCGGGACTGTTTACGGTTCAAATTGGGATAATGTCGCAATTTTGGTCCCATGGACAATCGTGTTTCTGATACTGGCGTTTGTTTTAGCACGAAATGTCAATATCCAGGAACTTGGCGATGATATTGCAAAGGGAGTAGGGAGCACAGTACAGAAATACCGGTTTCTTCTGCTGATGGTCAGCACGGCATTAATTGGCGGAGCTGTTGCATTTGGCGGCGGGATAGGCTTTGTTGGATTAATGGCTCCTCATATGGCCCGGAGGCTGGTTGGCTCTGCTTTTGGCGCTTTGCTTCCGGCTTCCGCACTTATTGGAGGAATCCTTGTGATGGCAGCCGACCTGATAGGCAGGACTTTGTTCTCACCGCTTGAAATCCCGGCGGGTGTGTTTACAGCCAGCATTGGCGCACCTTACTTTATTTACCTGCTTTTCAAGACAAGAAACGCATAA
- a CDS encoding YusU family protein, whose product MNEKLKEQLDGLLEKYTELLIGETSPELKEKVEAWALYSFIAKSMPPLAKHWNDTYPDAKEEMKALITEIKTMNEEMRSNKK is encoded by the coding sequence ATGAATGAGAAGTTAAAGGAACAGCTGGATGGCCTGCTTGAAAAATATACCGAACTCCTAATCGGCGAGACCTCTCCAGAATTAAAAGAAAAGGTTGAAGCTTGGGCGCTGTACTCTTTTATTGCGAAATCAATGCCGCCTTTAGCCAAGCACTGGAATGATACATACCCTGATGCAAAAGAGGAAATGAAGGCACTGATAACTGAAATTAAAACAATGAATGAAGAGATGAGAAGCAATAAAAAGTGA
- a CDS encoding YuzL family protein, translated as MGKMKKDPSKAGVSAASVQGDAGPTVEREGPKKRNSQNNQYKR; from the coding sequence ATGGGAAAAATGAAGAAAGATCCTTCTAAGGCAGGAGTCAGCGCTGCAAGTGTCCAAGGAGATGCGGGTCCTACCGTTGAAAGGGAAGGGCCTAAAAAAAGGAATAGCCAAAATAATCAATATAAGCGATAA
- the rodA gene encoding rod shape-determining protein RodA, translating to MTSNRYTPPKLDWGLVLILMLLFLVSAVSIYSAQTTGQYTENFLLKQVVWYAVGTGIIAAVITLDSDQLKKISWYVYGLGIVLLGFLIVAPTSIAPVINGAKAWYKVPGMGSLQPAELVKVFIILVLAKTIDEHHQKNAYKTMQTDLWLLIKLVGLTMVPLLLVMQQPDLGTSLVFLAIMLGMIFISGISWKLLAPIFGTGAALAGTILYFVLWHPDILEKYLGVKEYQFARIYSWIDPYNYQSSTGFQLTRSLLAIGSGETSGKGYGTREVYLPESHTDFIFSIVGEEFGFVGASIVVSLFFLLIYHITKIGMETKNNFYTYICVGVISMVTFHVFQNIGMTIGLLPITGIPLPFISYGGSSLMGNMLAMGLIFSIRYHYKKYMFSTND from the coding sequence ATGACCTCAAATCGATATACACCTCCTAAGCTGGATTGGGGCTTAGTATTAATATTGATGCTTTTATTCCTGGTAAGCGCCGTTTCCATTTACAGCGCACAGACAACAGGACAATATACAGAAAACTTCCTTTTGAAGCAGGTTGTCTGGTATGCCGTTGGAACAGGAATCATCGCTGCGGTAATCACACTGGATTCCGATCAGCTGAAGAAGATTTCCTGGTATGTGTACGGCCTGGGCATTGTACTGCTTGGATTCCTGATTGTGGCGCCAACAAGCATTGCCCCTGTCATTAATGGGGCGAAGGCATGGTACAAGGTTCCAGGCATGGGTTCACTGCAGCCTGCTGAGCTTGTTAAAGTGTTTATTATTCTGGTATTGGCGAAAACAATTGACGAGCATCATCAAAAAAATGCATACAAAACCATGCAGACTGATTTATGGCTGCTCATTAAACTGGTTGGTTTAACAATGGTGCCGCTGCTGCTGGTTATGCAGCAGCCCGATTTAGGGACAAGCCTGGTATTTCTGGCAATCATGCTTGGCATGATATTCATTTCAGGAATCAGCTGGAAGCTTCTGGCGCCAATATTTGGAACAGGAGCCGCTCTTGCAGGCACTATTTTGTATTTTGTTTTATGGCATCCGGATATTCTAGAGAAGTATTTAGGGGTAAAGGAATATCAGTTTGCGCGCATTTATTCCTGGATTGATCCTTATAACTATCAAAGTTCAACCGGGTTTCAGCTGACACGCTCTCTCCTTGCCATTGGATCAGGGGAAACAAGCGGGAAAGGATATGGAACGAGGGAAGTCTATCTGCCTGAAAGCCATACCGACTTTATTTTCAGTATTGTAGGTGAAGAATTTGGTTTTGTAGGCGCAAGTATTGTCGTCAGCCTTTTCTTTCTGCTGATTTACCATATTACCAAGATTGGCATGGAAACCAAAAATAATTTCTATACCTATATTTGTGTAGGTGTCATCAGTATGGTTACATTCCATGTCTTTCAAAATATCGGGATGACCATCGGCCTTTTGCCAATCACAGGCATACCGCTTCCTTTCATCAGCTATGGAGGAAGCTCGCTGATGGGGAATATGCTGGCCATGGGGCTGATTTTCTCGATCCGCTATCACTATAAAAAATATATGTTCTCGACAAATGATTAA
- a CDS encoding IucA/IucC family C-terminal-domain containing protein: protein MIKLTGEQAEALGQFRLAQHSEEGSPLTIEVKKLLDTSQAGPYLDKVKNHIGATDKKTAASILIKRYAFLPVIYLYSMTSWNIKLDISHENITFVSQEKDGLWLPGFSFIHLQGQGIEMEREKWREDAVGTLFNGHIFPVLNRIANEANVSKLILWENIAIYLFWLYEKILPLETHSERAADDFKFILEEASGNLFGCENTNPLKKFDSKKILIESTGKTVRPRKTCCYSYLTSSGKRCGTCPLACRIK from the coding sequence ATGATTAAATTAACAGGAGAACAGGCAGAAGCTCTCGGGCAGTTCAGACTTGCCCAGCATTCAGAGGAAGGCTCTCCTTTAACAATTGAAGTGAAAAAGTTGCTGGATACCAGTCAGGCAGGTCCATACCTGGATAAAGTGAAAAACCATATAGGAGCAACTGATAAAAAAACGGCTGCTTCTATTTTAATTAAAAGATATGCCTTTCTGCCTGTAATTTACTTGTATAGTATGACGTCCTGGAATATAAAATTGGATATCAGCCATGAAAATATAACATTTGTCAGTCAGGAAAAAGATGGACTATGGCTTCCCGGCTTTAGTTTTATTCACCTTCAAGGCCAAGGCATTGAGATGGAAAGGGAAAAATGGAGAGAGGATGCTGTAGGAACTCTTTTTAATGGCCATATTTTTCCGGTGTTGAATAGAATAGCAAACGAAGCAAATGTTTCTAAACTAATACTTTGGGAGAATATAGCGATTTATCTGTTCTGGCTTTACGAAAAGATTTTACCTTTGGAAACACATTCGGAAAGGGCTGCTGATGATTTTAAGTTTATCCTGGAAGAGGCTTCAGGCAATTTGTTCGGCTGCGAAAATACGAATCCCTTAAAGAAATTTGACAGTAAGAAAATACTGATTGAAAGTACCGGCAAAACGGTGAGGCCAAGAAAAACATGCTGCTATTCCTATTTGACCAGCAGCGGCAAACGATGCGGGACATGTCCTCTGGCCTGCAGGATAAAGTGA
- a CDS encoding spore germination protein has protein sequence MRNWLKNKRIKEDIQHKEWEKSLIKSKDFKKIFYYNKKTNVRFGLTFMATLIDENIIQDGILPNLLEEEFREIEDIKQLVPVADVQICDDPSLIEQKLLNGYVMLTIETELKHFGFIAAQKEIVRGLSQPEVEFSVIGPKEAFVESMGQNLNLIRKRLPVKELIIEEFKLGTLSKTAVAMLYMEDITNEDNVNTVRQRLTNVKFDAITDSSYIVQLISDNSNSPFPQLLDTERPDRVAGILAEGKIAIVVDGSPHVLITPTTLVEFFSSFEDYFLNWILSSFFRLIRLFAVAFSILVTPIYVATLSYHYELIPKDLLSTLITSRREIPLPPILEALFLELTIELLREAGARLPTKVGQTIGIVGGIVIGTASVEAGLTSNVLLIIVALAALASFTTPVYRMGNTIRLLRFPFLFFAELWGLLGIVFCFCLLLTHLIRLTSLGRPFLEPLYPPRVMDMKDALIRLPFEKQSKRPIFLRTKNPIRFSKKKAEEKKDIDE, from the coding sequence ATGAGAAATTGGTTGAAAAACAAACGGATTAAAGAGGATATCCAGCATAAGGAATGGGAAAAATCCTTGATTAAATCCAAAGACTTCAAAAAAATCTTTTATTATAACAAAAAAACAAATGTGCGCTTTGGACTTACTTTCATGGCTACTTTAATTGATGAAAATATTATTCAGGATGGTATTCTCCCTAATCTTCTGGAAGAAGAATTCCGGGAAATAGAGGATATTAAACAGCTTGTCCCTGTGGCTGATGTGCAGATTTGTGATGACCCTTCTCTAATCGAACAAAAGCTTTTAAATGGCTACGTCATGCTGACGATTGAGACAGAACTTAAACATTTCGGCTTTATAGCTGCGCAAAAAGAAATCGTCAGGGGGCTAAGCCAGCCTGAAGTTGAATTTTCCGTTATCGGTCCTAAAGAAGCCTTTGTCGAGTCAATGGGCCAAAATTTAAATTTAATCCGAAAACGTCTTCCGGTAAAAGAACTGATTATTGAAGAGTTTAAGCTGGGGACCCTGTCAAAAACCGCTGTCGCCATGCTTTATATGGAAGATATCACAAATGAGGATAATGTAAATACTGTCAGGCAGAGACTTACAAACGTGAAATTTGATGCCATTACAGACAGTTCCTATATTGTACAGCTGATTAGTGATAACTCCAATTCCCCTTTCCCGCAGCTGCTTGATACAGAGCGGCCTGACAGGGTCGCGGGAATATTGGCAGAGGGAAAAATCGCCATTGTGGTTGACGGCTCACCCCATGTGTTAATTACACCAACCACACTTGTTGAATTTTTCAGTTCTTTTGAAGATTATTTTTTAAATTGGATTTTATCTTCTTTTTTCCGGCTCATCCGTTTGTTCGCGGTTGCGTTTTCCATTCTGGTTACACCTATTTATGTAGCAACCCTTTCATATCATTATGAGCTTATTCCAAAAGATTTGCTGAGTACATTAATTACATCAAGGCGGGAGATTCCACTCCCTCCCATTCTGGAGGCATTGTTTCTGGAGCTGACCATTGAATTGCTGCGTGAGGCAGGAGCCCGCCTTCCGACCAAGGTCGGCCAGACGATCGGTATCGTGGGAGGAATCGTAATTGGGACTGCATCTGTAGAAGCAGGCTTGACGAGTAACGTCCTTCTCATTATTGTAGCTCTCGCCGCTCTCGCCTCCTTTACAACACCTGTATACAGGATGGGCAACACTATTCGTCTGCTGCGCTTTCCCTTCCTGTTTTTTGCAGAACTATGGGGCCTGCTCGGGATTGTGTTTTGCTTCTGTTTACTGCTGACTCATTTAATACGGCTGACTTCACTTGGCAGGCCATTCCTTGAGCCGCTCTATCCGCCTCGGGTTATGGATATGAAAGATGCCCTTATCAGGCTTCCATTTGAAAAACAATCCAAAAGGCCGATATTTTTACGGACTAAAAATCCAATCCGCTTCAGTAAGAAAAAGGCCGAAGAGAAAAAAGATATCGACGAGTAA
- a CDS encoding ABC transporter ATP-binding protein: MTAGQAIATKDLTLSYGDTIIINELDLEIPKGEITVFIGGNGCGKSTLLRSIARLLKPKSGAVLLEGEAIARLSTKDVARKMAILPQSPSAPEGLTVLQLVKQGRYPYQTWLKQWSTEDELKVRSALKATGMEELKDRTVDSLSGGQRQRAWIAMTLAQDTDTILLDEPTTYLDMTHQIEILDLLFELNEKEKRTIVMVLHDLNLACRYAHNIVAIKDQKVFAQGKPEHVINCGLVKTVFGMECEVTIDPLFGTPLCIPYGKGRCILKGQGFQG, encoded by the coding sequence ATGACAGCAGGGCAAGCGATCGCAACAAAAGACTTAACCTTGTCATATGGGGACACCATTATTATTAATGAATTGGACCTGGAAATTCCAAAGGGAGAAATCACAGTATTTATTGGTGGAAATGGCTGTGGAAAATCGACATTGCTAAGGTCCATTGCCAGGCTGCTAAAGCCGAAATCAGGTGCCGTTTTATTGGAAGGTGAGGCTATAGCCAGACTTTCAACCAAAGATGTTGCCAGAAAGATGGCGATTCTGCCCCAATCCCCTTCTGCCCCAGAAGGACTCACAGTGCTTCAGCTTGTCAAACAGGGGCGATACCCTTATCAAACATGGCTGAAGCAATGGTCAACTGAAGATGAATTAAAGGTCAGAAGTGCATTAAAGGCTACAGGCATGGAAGAATTGAAAGACCGGACAGTGGATTCATTATCCGGCGGACAGCGCCAGCGCGCCTGGATTGCCATGACTTTGGCTCAGGATACTGATACGATTTTGCTTGATGAGCCTACTACGTATTTAGATATGACCCACCAAATTGAAATACTGGATTTATTATTTGAATTAAATGAAAAAGAAAAGCGTACCATCGTCATGGTGCTGCATGATCTGAATTTGGCCTGCCGCTATGCCCATAATATTGTTGCCATAAAGGATCAGAAGGTTTTCGCTCAGGGCAAGCCCGAACATGTCATCAATTGCGGATTAGTCAAAACCGTATTCGGCATGGAATGCGAGGTTACGATAGATCCATTATTCGGCACACCGCTTTGCATCCCTTATGGGAAAGGCAGATGTATTTTAAAAGGGCAAGGATTCCAGGGATGA
- a CDS encoding FecCD family ABC transporter permease produces the protein MLLKTNSLRWAGLFAAILLLLVLMSFSIVYGYTDTTWKMAIDAFTKFDGTNEHIIIQSVRLPRALIAAAVGASLAIAGVLLQTLTKNPLAAPEIFGINAGAGFAVVITVTLFSISNLQAFTWVSFLGAAVSFIFVYIIGSIGREGLTPMKLTLAGAAMSAMFASMTQGFLVINETALEQVLFWLAGSVSGRKLETLAAVFPYLLAGWIFSLIIAGKLNVLSMGEDVAKGLGLKTGLLKLGAGIVIVLLSGGAVAVAGPIGFLGIVIPHLTRAVVGIDHRWVIPYAGLFGGMLLLVADIASRYIIMPQEVPVGVMTAVIGTPFFVYIARRGFNQ, from the coding sequence ATGCTATTAAAAACAAATTCTCTGAGATGGGCTGGGCTATTTGCAGCTATCCTACTATTATTAGTATTAATGTCTTTCAGTATTGTATACGGATATACCGACACAACCTGGAAGATGGCAATTGATGCATTTACAAAATTCGATGGAACGAATGAACACATAATCATTCAATCAGTCCGTCTGCCGAGAGCATTGATTGCGGCGGCAGTAGGGGCAAGCCTTGCGATTGCGGGTGTATTGCTCCAGACACTGACAAAGAATCCCCTTGCTGCTCCTGAAATTTTCGGAATAAACGCAGGTGCTGGATTTGCAGTCGTTATTACAGTAACACTTTTTTCAATTAGTAATTTGCAGGCCTTTACATGGGTTTCATTTCTGGGGGCTGCTGTTTCATTTATATTCGTATATATAATTGGCTCTATCGGCAGGGAAGGGCTGACACCCATGAAATTAACCCTTGCCGGTGCGGCGATGAGTGCCATGTTTGCTTCGATGACACAAGGCTTTCTCGTTATTAATGAGACTGCCCTGGAACAGGTGCTATTTTGGCTGGCAGGATCCGTATCGGGAAGAAAGCTGGAGACCCTCGCAGCTGTATTCCCATATTTATTAGCCGGCTGGATCTTTTCCCTGATCATTGCGGGGAAATTGAACGTCTTATCAATGGGCGAGGATGTAGCGAAGGGGCTGGGCTTGAAAACAGGATTGCTGAAATTGGGTGCGGGCATTGTTATTGTGCTTCTGTCAGGAGGAGCGGTAGCTGTTGCTGGTCCTATTGGCTTTCTAGGCATTGTCATTCCCCATTTAACCCGGGCAGTTGTCGGCATTGACCATCGCTGGGTGATTCCTTATGCGGGTCTATTCGGGGGGATGCTCCTTCTTGTAGCGGACATAGCATCAAGGTATATCATCATGCCGCAGGAAGTTCCTGTTGGCGTCATGACGGCTGTAATTGGAACTCCTTTCTTTGTGTATATTGCCAGAAGGGGGTTCAATCAGTAA
- a CDS encoding GerAB/ArcD/ProY family transporter has product MKEQPIPERLQISPFLVFYLVMSMQIGIGVLGYQRIIAMDAGYDAWISILFAGACIHVIVWMIYKIGETVGGDIVTAHKYVVGNFFGKALCFIFIGYFILYSLTVIRTFIEVIQVWMFPELSTFWFSFGFMILCVYIIFGGFRTVVGTAFFGLVLPAYLLLTFSWAIKFSNFYNLLPIWDHSIKELLTASYHMSLTFIGFEIILFFYPFIKEPKKSQKWAHLAVLTTTLIYTILAIITFAYFAEDQLAKQIWASLTMWKIVEMPFVERFEYIGIANWNLIILPNVCISIWIASRLIKRVFNIRQKVGVFFVVAAVLSVIHFLDTREKINTLNNYVGKMGFAFTFIYIPLLFAAVMIAKKLKKGKKK; this is encoded by the coding sequence ATGAAGGAACAGCCAATACCAGAAAGATTGCAGATTTCTCCCTTTTTAGTATTTTACTTGGTCATGTCCATGCAAATTGGGATCGGTGTATTAGGATATCAGAGGATTATCGCAATGGATGCAGGATACGATGCCTGGATATCCATATTATTTGCCGGCGCATGCATTCATGTAATTGTTTGGATGATCTATAAAATAGGCGAGACTGTTGGCGGTGATATTGTAACAGCACATAAATACGTCGTGGGGAACTTTTTCGGCAAGGCTCTCTGCTTCATTTTTATTGGCTATTTTATCCTGTATTCCTTAACAGTAATAAGGACATTTATTGAAGTCATACAGGTTTGGATGTTCCCTGAATTAAGCACCTTCTGGTTCTCCTTCGGTTTTATGATTCTTTGTGTCTATATTATTTTTGGAGGATTTAGAACTGTAGTCGGTACAGCCTTCTTTGGGCTTGTTCTGCCGGCTTACCTCCTCCTTACATTCAGCTGGGCGATTAAATTCTCCAACTTTTACAACCTGCTGCCCATTTGGGATCATTCCATTAAAGAACTGCTTACAGCTTCTTATCATATGTCCCTTACTTTTATTGGGTTTGAAATCATCCTTTTTTTCTATCCATTTATTAAAGAACCAAAAAAGTCGCAGAAATGGGCTCATCTGGCCGTATTAACAACTACTCTTATTTACACGATTCTAGCCATCATTACTTTTGCCTATTTTGCCGAAGACCAGCTGGCAAAACAAATTTGGGCGAGTTTAACGATGTGGAAAATAGTTGAAATGCCCTTTGTTGAACGATTTGAATATATCGGGATAGCGAACTGGAACTTAATCATTCTTCCTAATGTTTGCATTTCCATTTGGATCGCCTCCAGGCTTATTAAAAGGGTATTTAACATCCGCCAGAAAGTGGGAGTGTTTTTTGTTGTGGCAGCAGTGCTTTCCGTTATACATTTTTTGGATACAAGAGAAAAAATTAATACGCTTAATAACTATGTGGGAAAAATGGGATTTGCTTTTACCTTTATTTATATTCCTTTGCTTTTCGCTGCTGTGATGATCGCCAAGAAGCTGAAAAAGGGGAAGAAGAAATGA
- a CDS encoding spore coat protein — MNQNQNPNTIQNPETQVNKTPQMNERDFTNDILSTEKYMTDAYSVALNEASHQSLYQDILAAFNETQNQQREFYNLMFKKGWYKVEAADQQKLQQSYQQFQGYTNQLPYGNGQMQ, encoded by the coding sequence ATGAACCAGAACCAGAATCCAAATACGATTCAAAATCCTGAGACACAGGTAAATAAAACTCCGCAAATGAATGAGCGGGATTTTACAAATGATATTTTATCTACAGAAAAATATATGACAGATGCCTATTCTGTGGCCCTAAATGAAGCAAGCCATCAGAGTCTGTATCAGGATATTCTTGCGGCTTTTAACGAAACACAAAACCAGCAAAGAGAATTTTATAATCTAATGTTCAAAAAAGGCTGGTATAAAGTTGAAGCGGCTGACCAGCAGAAGCTTCAGCAATCTTATCAGCAGTTTCAGGGTTATACAAATCAGTTGCCTTATGGCAATGGGCAAATGCAATAA
- a CDS encoding ABC transporter substrate-binding protein produces the protein MKFKSLLAILSVFTILFLAACGNNSEQDEKADKEKEGNKTEDTGYTVEHAMGTTKLDKAPEKVVILTNEGTEALLSMGVTPVGAVQSWTGDPWYEHIADDMKDVQVVGTESEVNVEAIAALQPDLIIGNKMRQEKIYDQLNDIAPTIFAETLRGDWKENFELYAKALNKEEEGKKVLTDYDSRIEEIKTSLGDKLSQKVSIVRFMAGDVRIYHKDSFSGVILDQIGLARPESQNVDDFAEVNATKERIPAMDGDVLFYFTYETGDGEANKLAKEWIEDPLFKNLKVAQEGNVHEVSDTIWNTAGGVIAANLLLDDIEKYLVK, from the coding sequence ATGAAATTCAAGTCTTTACTTGCCATTCTTTCAGTTTTCACTATCTTGTTCCTGGCTGCCTGCGGGAATAACAGCGAACAGGATGAGAAAGCTGATAAGGAAAAAGAAGGAAACAAAACAGAAGATACAGGCTATACAGTTGAGCATGCAATGGGCACAACTAAGCTTGATAAAGCGCCTGAAAAAGTTGTCATTCTGACAAACGAAGGTACAGAAGCATTGCTTTCCATGGGGGTTACTCCAGTCGGTGCCGTTCAGTCCTGGACTGGCGATCCATGGTATGAACATATCGCTGATGATATGAAAGATGTTCAGGTTGTGGGGACAGAAAGCGAAGTCAATGTAGAAGCAATCGCAGCGCTGCAGCCGGACCTTATCATCGGCAACAAGATGCGCCAGGAAAAAATTTATGATCAGTTAAATGATATTGCCCCTACTATTTTCGCTGAAACATTGCGCGGAGACTGGAAGGAAAACTTTGAGCTTTATGCAAAAGCACTTAACAAAGAAGAAGAAGGCAAAAAAGTCCTAACTGATTATGATAGCCGCATAGAAGAAATTAAAACAAGCCTTGGCGATAAATTGAGTCAGAAAGTTTCCATTGTCCGTTTTATGGCTGGAGATGTCCGTATCTACCATAAAGACTCTTTCTCAGGCGTAATTCTTGATCAAATTGGACTTGCGCGCCCGGAAAGCCAGAATGTAGATGACTTCGCTGAGGTAAATGCAACAAAAGAACGCATTCCTGCTATGGATGGAGATGTATTATTCTACTTCACATATGAAACAGGCGATGGCGAAGCAAACAAGCTTGCAAAAGAATGGATTGAAGACCCATTATTCAAAAACCTTAAAGTAGCACAGGAAGGCAATGTTCATGAAGTCAGCGATACCATCTGGAATACTGCCGGCGGCGTTATTGCTGCTAACCTGTTATTGGATGACATTGAGAAATATCTTGTGAAGTAA
- a CDS encoding Ger(x)C family spore germination protein — protein sequence MKKLILLCLVLLLSGCVDKEILDDINIEVGVGYDLSEDAKEKYRGTVLFQEFQPDKSVINRTFSGSGKLRQDLLLEVTKQSSEPVVTGGLKLAVFGPDLARKGIYDLVDSFQRDASIGARVIVATSEGKAEDMLKGEYGTRGNSTYIYNLIQHNIEHRDIPKTNLHILANDYYQNGKDPFLPRIKKTGDDKVEIVGISLFSRDKEVEVLPVKDMFFFKLLVDKYSEGNFDVKLKKGDLAAVKSLRSKHKIKITDHHASITINIEGIIREYSGDELASEVVGAVQKNLEKKVEKECLRLLKQFQELGIDPIGLGQMKKSKHRNFDFKKWEDDYKTLSFDVKCNVKIEETGVIE from the coding sequence ATGAAGAAGCTTATACTACTCTGTCTCGTCTTGCTGCTTTCCGGCTGTGTGGACAAAGAAATACTGGATGATATTAATATTGAAGTAGGAGTTGGCTACGATTTATCAGAGGACGCAAAAGAAAAGTATAGGGGAACTGTATTATTTCAGGAATTCCAGCCTGATAAAAGCGTAATAAACAGGACATTTTCCGGAAGTGGAAAGCTGCGCCAGGACCTTCTTCTCGAAGTGACTAAACAATCATCAGAGCCAGTCGTAACAGGCGGGTTAAAACTGGCTGTTTTTGGACCTGACCTTGCCAGGAAAGGAATTTATGATCTTGTAGATTCCTTTCAAAGAGACGCAAGTATCGGAGCACGTGTAATTGTTGCAACTTCGGAGGGGAAGGCAGAAGACATGTTAAAAGGTGAGTATGGAACACGAGGAAATTCAACCTACATCTACAATCTTATCCAGCATAATATTGAACATCGGGATATTCCCAAAACCAATCTGCATATCTTAGCCAATGATTATTATCAAAATGGCAAGGACCCTTTTCTGCCGCGTATAAAAAAAACCGGTGATGATAAAGTGGAAATAGTCGGCATCAGCCTTTTCAGCAGGGATAAGGAAGTAGAGGTCCTTCCTGTGAAAGACATGTTCTTTTTTAAATTGCTGGTCGATAAATATAGTGAAGGAAACTTCGATGTTAAATTAAAAAAAGGAGATTTAGCTGCTGTAAAGAGTTTAAGGTCCAAGCATAAAATTAAGATAACTGATCATCATGCTTCCATAACTATTAACATTGAAGGGATTATTCGTGAGTATTCCGGTGATGAGTTAGCATCTGAGGTTGTTGGCGCCGTTCAAAAGAACCTGGAGAAAAAGGTCGAAAAGGAATGCCTCAGACTATTAAAACAGTTTCAGGAACTCGGAATTGATCCAATTGGGCTCGGCCAAATGAAAAAATCCAAGCATCGAAACTTTGATTTTAAAAAGTGGGAAGATGATTACAAAACGCTGAGTTTTGATGTGAAATGCAATGTAAAAATTGAAGAAACCGGCGTAATTGAGTAA